One Palaemon carinicauda isolate YSFRI2023 chromosome 4, ASM3689809v2, whole genome shotgun sequence DNA segment encodes these proteins:
- the LOC137639273 gene encoding zinc finger BED domain-containing protein 5-like gives MGGTESTRFGSRSNMSEKRRLYRDGYLDYGFTSLVKEGAHVPQCVVRLKTFCNRSMKPLQLKQHLANAHPQLKDRNRSFFEERSHHKMKQISLSNNTIKNRNAEMSENIKENVVSKVMSSPFFSLQIDESTDVTNIAQLLAFCRYITDKGIEEKFLFCRPLEMTTKSVDVLAVVADFFEESGPSWNKLEGVCSDGGPNMLGSRSGFIALVKQK, from the exons ATGGGCGGCACCGAATCTACCAGGTTCGGCTCACGTTCAAAC ATGTCAGAGAAACGAAGATTGTATCGAGATGGTTATTTGGACTACGGGTTCACTTCTCTTGTCAAGGAAGGTGCACACGTCCCTCAGTGTGTTGTGCGTTTGAAAACCTTCTGTAACAGGAGCATGAAACCTTTACAACTGAAGCAGCATCTGGCAAACGCTCATCCACAGTTGAAAGATAGGAATCGTAGCTTTTTTGAG GAGAGGAGTCATCACAAAATGAAACAAATCTCCTTGTCCAACAACACCATCAAGAACAGAAATGCTGAAATGtctgaaaatataaaggaaaatgtgGTGTCAAAGGTAATGTCATCaccctttttttctcttcaaatTGATGAGTCTACGGATGTCACCAACATTGCACAACTGCTTGCTTTTTGCCGCTACATAACTGACAAAGGAATCGAGGAGAAGTTTCTTTTTTGCCGGCCATTAGAGATGACAACAAAGTCAGTTGATGTATTGGCAGTAGTTGCAGATTTCTTTGAAGAGTCGGGACCGAGTTGGAACAAACTGGAAGGGGTTTGCTCAGATGGTGGCCCTAATATGCTTGGTTCACGATCAGGATTCATTGCTCTTGTGAAGCAGAAGTAG
- the LOC137639272 gene encoding protein FAM200B-like yields the protein MIHREALASKTVPKNLHEALTVIRNIVNYVKGSALNTHLFRELCRDMDANYNDLLFHTQVRWLSKGNMLARVFELQEEIKLFLSYSNKVDLLSAFNKEVFVA from the coding sequence ATGATCCACAGAGAAGCTCTCGCCTCAAAGACAGTCCCAAAGAACCTTCATGAAGCTTTGACTGTCATAAGAAACATTGTTAACTATGTGAAAGGATCAGCCTTGAACACTCACCTCTTTCGCGAACTCTGCCGGGACATGGATGCTAACTACAATGATCTTTTATTTCATACACAAGTGCGATGGCTTTCAAAAGGGAACATGCTGGCGCGGGTCTTTGAACTGCAGGAAGAAATAAAGTTGTTTTTGAGTTACAGCAACAAAGTGGACCTGTTGTCTGCCTTCAACAAGGAAGTATTTGTAGCATAA